One Streptomyces sp. L2 genomic window carries:
- the pgsA gene encoding CDP-diacylglycerol--glycerol-3-phosphate 3-phosphatidyltransferase, with product MTGVPASAAGGSSGAQGARGSAAAADGAAPAAAAPAAPAHASTPATAPAPAADAGVTGEARPARGKKITAAAVNQASVWNVANLLTMLRLVLVPGFVVLMLENGGYDPAWRSLAWAAFAIAMITDLFDGHLARTYNLVTDFGKIADPIADKAIMGAALVCLSALGDLPWWVTAVILGRELGITLLRFLVIRYGVIPASRGGKLKTLTQGVAVGMYVLALTGWLATLRFWVMAVAVVLTVVTGLDYVRQAIVLRRQGIAERAAALEETEE from the coding sequence ATGACCGGAGTCCCGGCATCCGCCGCGGGCGGCTCCTCCGGCGCCCAGGGCGCCCGGGGTTCCGCCGCCGCGGCCGACGGCGCCGCTCCCGCCGCTGCTGCTCCCGCGGCTCCCGCTCATGCTTCGACTCCCGCCACCGCTCCTGCTCCGGCCGCGGACGCCGGCGTGACGGGTGAGGCCCGGCCCGCGCGCGGGAAGAAGATCACGGCCGCCGCCGTCAACCAGGCCAGCGTGTGGAACGTCGCCAACCTGCTGACGATGCTGCGGCTGGTCCTGGTGCCCGGCTTCGTGGTGCTGATGCTGGAGAATGGCGGGTACGACCCGGCCTGGCGCTCCCTCGCCTGGGCGGCCTTCGCCATCGCCATGATCACCGACCTGTTCGACGGGCACCTGGCGCGGACCTACAACCTGGTCACCGACTTCGGCAAGATCGCCGACCCCATCGCCGACAAGGCGATCATGGGCGCGGCGCTCGTGTGCCTGTCCGCCCTGGGCGACCTGCCCTGGTGGGTCACGGCCGTGATCCTCGGCCGGGAACTCGGCATCACGCTGCTGCGTTTCCTGGTCATCCGGTACGGCGTGATCCCGGCCAGCCGCGGCGGCAAGCTCAAGACCCTCACCCAGGGCGTGGCGGTCGGTATGTACGTGCTGGCGCTGACGGGGTGGCTGGCGACCCTGAGGTTCTGGGTGATGGCCGTGGCCGTCGTCCTCACCGTGGTCACCGGCCTCGACTATGTGAGACAGGCCATTGTGCTGCGCCGGCAGGGAATCGCCGAGCGCGCGGCCGCGTTGGAGGAGACGGAAGAGTGA
- a CDS encoding helix-turn-helix transcriptional regulator has translation MILLRRLLGDVLRRQRQRQGRTLREVSSSARVSLGYLSEVERGQKEASSELLSAICDALDVRMSELMREVSDELALAELAQSAAATDPVPAPVRPMLGSVSVTGVPPERVTIKAPAEAVDVVAA, from the coding sequence ATGATTCTGCTCCGTCGCCTGCTGGGTGACGTGCTGCGTCGGCAGCGCCAACGCCAGGGCCGTACTCTGCGCGAAGTCTCCTCGTCCGCCCGAGTCTCACTCGGCTATCTCTCCGAGGTGGAGCGGGGGCAGAAGGAGGCTTCCTCCGAGCTGCTCTCCGCCATCTGCGACGCGCTGGACGTACGGATGTCGGAACTCATGCGAGAAGTGAGCGACGAGCTGGCGCTCGCCGAGCTGGCCCAGTCCGCAGCGGCCACCGACCCTGTACCCGCACCGGTCCGCCCGATGCTGGGTTCCGTGTCGGTGACGGGTGTGCCACCGGAACGGGTGACCATCAAGGCGCCCGCCGAAGCGGTGGACGTCGTCGCTGCCTGA
- a CDS encoding DNA translocase FtsK, producing the protein MATRPSAAKKQPAKKAAAPAKAPARKAAAKKAPAGKAPAKKAPAKKAAPPPKPAPSPTGGVYRLVRALWLGLAHAVGAVFRGIGQGAKNLDPAHRKDGVALLLFGLALVVAAGTWADLRGPVGDLVEILVTGAFGRLDLLVPILLAVIGVRFVRHPEKQEANGRIVIGLSALVIGVLGQVHIACGSPARSGGMQAIRDAGGLIGWAAATPLTYSMSEVLAVPLLVLLTVFGLLVVTATPVNAIPQRLRTLGVKLGLLPDPEDDELTDDDERYDEQWREALPGRPRKRPSAPQAYDPDSAEEAALTQRRGRPRRSAVPQPDPARHMDAVDVAAAAAAALDGAVLHGMPPSQVVADLTQGVSVGDREETTPVPAPSPSPSKAPSPSPVPAPARPKQEKIPSGSVPDLTKKAPEAVRDLPARAEQLQLSGDITYALPSLDLLTRGGPGKARSAANDAVVASLTQVFTEFKVDAAVTGFTRGPTVTRYEVELGPAVKVERITALTKNIAYAVASPDVRIISPIPGKSAVGIEIPNTDREMVNLGDVLRLAESAEDDDPMLVAFGKDVEGGYVMHSLAKMPHMLVAGATGSGKSSCINCLITSVMMRATPEDVRMILVDPKRVELTAYEGIPHLITPIITNPKRAAEALQWVVREMDLRYDDLAAYGYRHIDDFNRAVREGKVKPPEGSERELQPYPYLLVIVDELADLMMVAPRDVEDAIVRITQLARAAGIHLVLATQRPSVDVVTGLIKANVPSRLAFATSSLADSRVILDQPGAEKLIGKGDGLFLPMGANKPTRMQGAFVTEEEVAVVVQHCKDQMAPVFRDDVTVGTKQKKEIDEEIGDDLDLLCQAAELVVSTQFGSTSMLQRKLRVGFAKAGRLMDLMESRNIVGPSEGSKARDVLVKADELDGVLAVIRGETEG; encoded by the coding sequence ATGGCCACACGTCCCTCCGCAGCCAAGAAGCAGCCCGCGAAGAAGGCGGCCGCTCCCGCGAAGGCTCCGGCGAGGAAGGCCGCCGCGAAGAAGGCCCCGGCCGGGAAGGCGCCCGCCAAGAAGGCCCCGGCCAAGAAGGCAGCGCCGCCGCCCAAGCCGGCACCCAGCCCCACCGGGGGCGTCTACCGGCTCGTGCGCGCCCTCTGGCTGGGCCTGGCGCACGCCGTCGGCGCCGTCTTCCGGGGCATAGGGCAGGGCGCGAAGAACCTCGACCCGGCGCACCGGAAGGACGGCGTGGCCCTGCTGCTGTTCGGCCTCGCGCTGGTCGTCGCCGCGGGTACGTGGGCCGATCTGCGCGGACCCGTCGGCGACCTGGTGGAGATCCTGGTCACCGGCGCGTTCGGCCGGCTCGACCTGCTGGTGCCGATACTGCTCGCGGTGATCGGCGTACGGTTCGTCCGGCATCCGGAGAAGCAGGAGGCCAACGGCCGGATCGTGATCGGCCTGTCCGCGCTCGTCATCGGCGTGCTCGGCCAGGTCCACATCGCCTGCGGTTCGCCCGCCCGCAGCGGCGGCATGCAGGCCATAAGGGACGCCGGCGGCCTCATCGGCTGGGCGGCGGCGACCCCGCTGACGTACTCCATGTCCGAGGTGCTGGCCGTACCGCTGCTGGTGCTGCTCACCGTGTTCGGCCTGCTCGTGGTCACCGCCACGCCGGTCAACGCCATCCCGCAGCGGCTGCGCACGCTCGGCGTGAAGCTGGGCCTGCTGCCCGACCCGGAGGACGACGAGCTCACCGACGACGACGAGCGCTACGACGAGCAGTGGCGCGAGGCGCTGCCCGGGCGCCCCCGCAAGCGCCCGAGCGCCCCCCAGGCGTACGACCCCGACAGCGCGGAGGAGGCGGCGCTCACCCAGCGCCGGGGCCGGCCGCGGCGCTCGGCGGTGCCGCAGCCCGATCCGGCGCGGCACATGGACGCGGTGGACGTGGCGGCGGCGGCCGCGGCCGCTCTCGACGGCGCCGTCCTGCACGGCATGCCGCCGTCCCAGGTCGTCGCCGACCTCACCCAGGGCGTCAGCGTCGGCGACCGCGAGGAGACCACACCGGTCCCGGCGCCCTCGCCGTCGCCGTCGAAGGCCCCCTCCCCGTCGCCGGTCCCGGCGCCGGCCCGGCCCAAGCAGGAGAAGATCCCCTCCGGGAGCGTCCCCGACCTCACCAAGAAGGCGCCCGAAGCGGTCCGCGACCTGCCCGCGCGCGCGGAGCAGCTCCAGCTGTCCGGGGACATCACCTACGCCCTGCCCTCACTGGACCTCCTCACCCGCGGTGGCCCCGGCAAGGCGCGCAGCGCGGCCAACGACGCGGTCGTCGCCTCGCTCACCCAGGTCTTCACCGAGTTCAAGGTCGACGCGGCCGTCACCGGCTTCACCCGCGGCCCGACGGTCACCCGCTACGAGGTCGAGCTCGGCCCCGCCGTGAAGGTCGAGCGGATCACCGCCCTGACCAAGAACATCGCGTACGCCGTCGCCAGCCCGGACGTGCGGATCATCAGCCCGATCCCCGGCAAGTCCGCGGTCGGCATCGAGATCCCGAACACCGACCGGGAGATGGTCAACCTCGGTGACGTGCTGCGCCTCGCCGAGTCCGCCGAGGACGACGACCCGATGCTGGTCGCCTTCGGCAAGGACGTCGAGGGCGGGTACGTGATGCACTCGCTGGCGAAGATGCCGCACATGCTGGTCGCGGGCGCCACCGGTTCCGGCAAGTCGTCCTGCATCAACTGCCTGATCACCTCGGTCATGATGCGGGCGACGCCGGAGGACGTCCGGATGATCCTGGTCGACCCCAAGCGCGTCGAGCTGACCGCCTACGAGGGCATCCCGCACCTGATCACGCCGATCATCACCAACCCCAAGCGGGCCGCCGAGGCGCTGCAGTGGGTCGTGCGCGAGATGGACCTGCGCTACGACGACCTCGCCGCGTACGGCTACCGCCACATCGACGACTTCAATCGCGCCGTCCGCGAGGGCAAGGTCAAGCCGCCGGAGGGCAGCGAGCGGGAGCTGCAGCCGTACCCGTACCTGCTGGTGATCGTCGACGAGCTGGCCGACCTGATGATGGTGGCCCCCAGGGACGTCGAGGACGCGATCGTGCGGATCACGCAGCTCGCGCGCGCGGCCGGCATCCACCTGGTGCTCGCCACGCAGCGGCCGTCCGTCGACGTCGTCACCGGTCTGATCAAGGCCAATGTGCCGTCCCGGCTGGCCTTCGCCACCTCCTCGCTCGCCGACTCGCGGGTCATCCTCGACCAGCCGGGCGCGGAGAAGCTGATCGGCAAGGGCGACGGGCTGTTCCTGCCGATGGGCGCGAACAAGCCGACCCGTATGCAGGGCGCGTTCGTGACCGAGGAGGAGGTCGCGGTCGTCGTCCAGCACTGCAAGGACCAGATGGCGCCGGTCTTCCGGGACGACGTCACGGTGGGCACCAAGCAGAAGAAGGAGATCGACGAGGAAATCGGCGACGACCTCGACCTGCTGTGCCAGGCCGCCGAGCTGGTGGTCTCCACCCAGTTCGGGTCGACGTCCATGCTCCAGCGCAAGCTGCGGGTCGGTTTCGCCAAGGCCGGCCGGCTGATGGACCTCATGGAGTCCCGGAACATCGTCGGGCCCAGCGAGGGATCCAAGGCGCGTGATGTTCTTGTGAAAGCTGACGAACTGGACGGTGTGCTCGCCGTGATTCGCGGGGAGACGGAGGGTTAG
- a CDS encoding helix-turn-helix domain-containing protein, with the protein MSIGNSPEDERPFEDVSEEARPTVGRALQQARIAAGLTVDDVSSATRVRIAIVHAIEADDFAPCGGDVYARGHIRTLARAVRLDPGPLIERYDAEHGGRPAPTPAAPLFEAERIRPERRGPNWTAAMVAAIVAVIGFVGFTAFKGGDSGNDAKSQVAEGATPSAKSASPTPKKDKPAPPKSEPSDSAIAAAPQDKVTVQVSAPNGRSWISAKDHNGRMLFDGLLKKGESKTFQDSSKINLILGDAGAIQLYVNGKKIEDDFQPGAVERLTYTKGDPEVG; encoded by the coding sequence GTGTCCATCGGCAACTCCCCTGAAGACGAGCGTCCGTTCGAAGACGTGTCCGAGGAAGCCCGTCCCACCGTCGGGCGCGCCCTGCAGCAGGCGCGCATCGCGGCCGGGCTGACCGTCGACGACGTCAGCAGCGCCACTCGCGTCCGCATCGCCATCGTGCACGCCATCGAGGCCGACGACTTCGCCCCCTGCGGCGGCGACGTGTACGCCCGCGGCCACATCCGGACCCTGGCCAGGGCCGTCCGCCTCGATCCCGGCCCGCTGATCGAGCGGTACGACGCCGAGCACGGCGGCCGGCCCGCCCCGACCCCTGCCGCACCCCTGTTCGAGGCGGAGCGGATCCGTCCCGAGCGGCGCGGACCCAACTGGACCGCGGCCATGGTCGCGGCGATCGTCGCCGTGATCGGTTTCGTCGGATTCACCGCCTTCAAGGGCGGCGACAGCGGGAACGACGCCAAGTCCCAGGTAGCCGAGGGTGCCACGCCGAGCGCCAAGTCCGCCTCGCCCACACCCAAGAAGGACAAGCCGGCCCCACCCAAGTCCGAGCCGTCCGACAGCGCCATCGCGGCGGCCCCCCAGGACAAGGTGACCGTCCAGGTCAGCGCCCCCAACGGGCGCAGCTGGATCTCCGCCAAGGACCACAACGGGCGGATGCTCTTCGACGGGCTGCTGAAGAAGGGCGAGTCCAAGACCTTCCAGGACAGCTCCAAGATCAACCTGATCCTCGGCGACGCCGGCGCCATCCAGCTCTACGTCAACGGCAAGAAGATCGAGGACGACTTCCAGCCGGGCGCGGTGGAGCGCCTGACATACACCAAGGGCGACCCCGAGGTCGGCTGA
- the rimO gene encoding 30S ribosomal protein S12 methylthiotransferase RimO produces MPERRTVALVTLGCARNEVDSEELAGRLEADGWQLVEDAADADVAVVNTCGFVEAAKKDSVDALLEANDLKDHGRTQAVVAVGCMAERYGKELAEALPEADGVLGFDDYADISDRLQTILSGGIHAAHTPRDRRKLLPISPAERQESATTVALPGHGPADLPEGVAPLSGPRAPLRRRLDGAPVASVKLASGCDRRCSFCAIPSFRGSFISRRPSDVLNETRWLAEQGVKEIMLVSENNTSYGKDLGDIRLLESLLPELAEVDGIERVRVSYLQPAEMRPGLIDVLTSTPKVAPYFDLSFQHSAPGVLRAMRRFGDTDRFLELLDTIRGKAPQAGVRSNFIVGFPGESEADLAELERFLSGARLDAIGVFGYSDEEGTEAATYTGKLDGDVVAERLARVSRLAEELVSQRAEERLGETVHVLVESVDDEEGMYGRAAHQAPETDGQVLLTSGEGLTAGRMVEAKVVGTEGVDLVAEPLTGSLGCSEEAGR; encoded by the coding sequence ATGCCTGAACGCCGTACCGTCGCACTCGTCACTCTCGGCTGCGCCCGTAACGAGGTGGACTCGGAGGAGCTCGCAGGCCGTTTGGAGGCGGACGGCTGGCAGCTCGTGGAGGACGCCGCTGACGCGGACGTCGCCGTGGTCAACACCTGTGGCTTCGTGGAAGCCGCCAAGAAGGACTCCGTCGACGCCCTCCTGGAGGCCAACGACCTCAAGGACCATGGCAGAACCCAGGCCGTCGTGGCGGTGGGCTGCATGGCCGAGCGGTACGGCAAGGAGCTGGCCGAGGCCCTCCCCGAGGCCGACGGCGTGCTCGGATTCGACGACTACGCCGACATCTCCGACCGCCTGCAGACCATCCTCTCCGGCGGCATCCACGCCGCCCACACCCCCCGCGACCGACGCAAGCTCCTGCCGATCAGCCCGGCCGAGCGCCAGGAATCGGCCACGACCGTAGCGCTGCCCGGCCACGGCCCGGCCGACCTCCCCGAGGGCGTCGCGCCCCTCTCCGGCCCCCGCGCGCCCCTGCGCCGCCGGCTGGACGGCGCGCCCGTCGCCTCCGTCAAGCTCGCCTCCGGCTGCGACCGCCGCTGCTCGTTCTGCGCCATCCCCTCCTTCCGCGGCTCGTTCATCTCACGCCGCCCGAGCGACGTGCTGAACGAGACCCGCTGGCTGGCCGAGCAGGGCGTGAAGGAGATCATGCTGGTCTCCGAGAACAACACCTCCTACGGCAAGGACCTGGGCGACATCCGCCTGCTGGAGTCCCTCCTGCCCGAGCTGGCCGAGGTCGACGGCATCGAACGCGTGCGCGTCAGCTACCTCCAGCCGGCAGAGATGCGCCCCGGCCTGATCGACGTACTGACCTCCACCCCGAAGGTCGCCCCCTACTTCGACCTGTCCTTCCAGCACTCCGCGCCCGGCGTGCTGCGCGCCATGCGCCGCTTCGGCGACACCGACCGCTTTCTGGAGCTGCTCGACACCATCCGCGGCAAGGCGCCGCAGGCTGGCGTGCGCTCCAACTTCATCGTCGGCTTCCCCGGCGAGTCCGAGGCCGACCTGGCCGAACTGGAGCGCTTCCTGAGCGGCGCCCGCCTGGACGCCATCGGCGTGTTCGGCTACTCCGACGAGGAGGGCACGGAAGCGGCCACCTACACCGGCAAGCTCGACGGCGACGTCGTCGCCGAGCGGCTGGCCCGCGTCTCCCGGCTCGCCGAGGAACTCGTCTCGCAGCGCGCCGAGGAGCGTCTCGGCGAGACCGTGCACGTCCTCGTCGAGTCCGTCGACGACGAGGAGGGGATGTACGGCCGCGCCGCGCACCAGGCGCCGGAAACCGACGGCCAGGTGCTGCTCACGAGCGGCGAGGGCCTGACCGCGGGACGTATGGTCGAGGCGAAGGTGGTCGGTACGGAGGGTGTCGACCTGGTCGCCGAGCCGCTCACCGGCTCGCTCGGGTGTAGTGAGGAGGCGGGCAGATGA
- a CDS encoding CinA family protein yields MSLPATELVRLLTVRGETLAVAESLTGGLVAAEITSVPGASKVFRGSVTAYATGLKHDLLGVDATLLEQRGAVDPQVAAQMAAGVREALGADWGIATTGVAGPDPQDGQPVGTVFVAADGPRSAVPGSAGGGRVEALRLNGDRAEIRMESVRSVLALLLRELAGRQTGNERAQDTERNGGF; encoded by the coding sequence GTGAGTCTGCCGGCCACCGAACTGGTGCGACTACTGACCGTGAGGGGCGAGACGCTCGCGGTGGCCGAGTCGCTCACCGGTGGTCTGGTCGCGGCGGAGATCACGTCCGTCCCCGGGGCGTCGAAGGTGTTCCGGGGTTCGGTCACCGCCTACGCCACCGGACTCAAGCATGATCTGCTGGGTGTCGACGCCACCCTGCTGGAGCAGCGCGGAGCGGTGGATCCGCAGGTCGCGGCCCAGATGGCCGCAGGTGTGCGGGAGGCGTTGGGCGCCGACTGGGGCATCGCGACCACCGGAGTCGCGGGACCCGATCCGCAGGACGGCCAGCCGGTCGGCACGGTGTTCGTGGCCGCCGACGGGCCCCGGAGCGCGGTTCCCGGTTCTGCCGGTGGCGGAAGAGTCGAGGCCCTGCGGTTGAACGGCGACCGTGCGGAAATCCGTATGGAGAGTGTACGGAGCGTGCTCGCGCTCCTCCTGAGGGAGCTGGCGGGCCGACAGACCGGGAACGAGCGGGCACAGGATACGGAACGGAACGGGGGGTTTTGA
- a CDS encoding DNA starvation/stationary phase protection protein, whose protein sequence is MNVVKSPLPDDALKTVGEALQGALVDLLDLSLVAKQIHWNVVGPRFRSVHLQLDEVVTTARTHADTVAERASALGVSPDGRAATISSGSGIGDTPAGWIKDGDGVGAMVDALGAVITRMRERVESTGEPDPVTQDIFIGITADLEKHHWMFQAENA, encoded by the coding sequence ATGAACGTCGTGAAGAGTCCGTTGCCCGACGACGCCCTGAAGACCGTGGGCGAGGCGCTGCAGGGCGCCCTCGTCGATCTGCTGGACCTCTCCCTGGTCGCGAAGCAGATCCACTGGAACGTCGTCGGGCCCCGCTTCCGGTCCGTCCACCTGCAGCTCGACGAGGTCGTGACCACCGCCCGCACCCACGCCGACACGGTCGCCGAACGGGCGTCGGCGCTGGGCGTCTCGCCGGACGGACGCGCCGCCACGATCTCCTCCGGCAGCGGCATCGGAGACACTCCGGCGGGCTGGATCAAGGACGGGGACGGGGTCGGCGCGATGGTGGACGCCCTGGGCGCGGTGATCACCCGTATGCGCGAGCGGGTGGAGTCCACCGGCGAGCCCGACCCGGTCACGCAGGACATCTTCATCGGCATCACGGCGGACCTGGAGAAGCATCACTGGATGTTCCAGGCGGAGAACGCCTAG
- a CDS encoding response regulator: MVQKAKILLVDDRPENLLALEAILSALDQTLVRASSGEEALKALLTDDFAVILLDVQMPGMDGFETAAHIKRRERTRDIPIIFLTAINHGPHHTFRGYAAGAVDYISKPFDPWVLRAKVSVFVELYMKNCQLREQAALLRLQLEGNGKGGVGGKESTGLLAELSARLAAVEEQAEALSKQLDDDSADAAAVATAAHLERKLTGLRRALDALEPGTGSGSPALPTQN, encoded by the coding sequence ATGGTGCAGAAGGCCAAGATCCTCCTGGTCGATGACCGGCCGGAGAATCTGCTGGCGCTGGAGGCGATCCTCTCCGCGCTTGATCAGACGCTGGTGCGGGCATCGTCCGGGGAGGAAGCGCTCAAGGCACTGCTCACGGACGACTTCGCGGTCATTCTGCTGGACGTCCAGATGCCGGGCATGGACGGATTCGAGACCGCGGCGCACATCAAGCGGCGCGAGCGGACGCGGGACATCCCGATCATCTTCCTCACGGCGATCAACCACGGCCCGCACCACACCTTCCGGGGGTACGCGGCGGGTGCGGTCGACTACATCTCCAAGCCGTTCGACCCGTGGGTGCTGCGGGCGAAGGTGTCGGTGTTCGTCGAGCTGTACATGAAGAACTGCCAGCTGCGCGAGCAGGCGGCCCTGCTGCGGCTCCAGTTGGAGGGCAACGGCAAGGGCGGTGTCGGCGGCAAGGAGTCCACCGGGCTGCTCGCGGAACTGTCCGCGCGGCTCGCGGCCGTCGAGGAGCAGGCCGAGGCCCTGTCCAAACAGCTGGACGACGATTCCGCGGACGCGGCGGCGGTCGCCACCGCCGCCCATCTGGAACGCAAACTCACCGGCCTGCGCCGCGCGCTCGACGCCCTGGAGCCGGGAACCGGGAGCGGCAGCCCGGCGCTGCCGACGCAGAACTGA